In Dioscorea cayenensis subsp. rotundata cultivar TDr96_F1 unplaced genomic scaffold, TDr96_F1_v2_PseudoChromosome.rev07_lg8_w22 25.fasta BLBR01001110.1, whole genome shotgun sequence, the genomic window TGCAGTCTGAATATATACTATCCATGTCATCAAATCCTATAGACGTTTAAAACATAGAATGAAAgcttagttatttttttttattttttttatttttttttataatacgaGCATAGctcaagaaagaaaaactaaTCAAAATAACAGTGCCCGCTTGACGCAAACATCATAGAGCCAAAACGGGAATTGCATTCCCTTAGCAAAGAGGGAGAGGACCGGGTTTCATCTAGCAGGGTTGGCGATATGATCCGCAATAAGGTTATCCTCGTGGTCAATTAAATCAATTCTGGGATTTTGCAGGCTATTAAGCAATCTGAGAAGAAGGCAGGCTTCATCAATCAGTCTCCAAGCAGTCGGGCCTTGAGGATTGCTAATGAGCTtcaagatgtttaaacagtcaGTGTAGATTTGCATAGGCTTCCACTTCATCTTCAGACACTCCTTCAAAGCAAAGGTTAAGGCTGCAATTTCAGCAAAGAGTGGAGAATTACAGATATTGCCAGCGGATCCTGCAAGGAGGAAATACTTATGATCAGTGATTATAACAAAGCCTAGACCAACAGAATTAGAAGAATCCGACCAAGAGGCATCCGGGAAGATGCATGGTAATTAAGCCAAGAGCAATTGAGATAGAGTACTGTCTGTGAGGGGCCTTAGGCAACTTGGTGTACTCCAAGGCAAGACTCCAGGCATTTCTATAAATCAAATCCAATTTCGGAGGAAGATGGTTGAAAATGAGATTGCAAC contains:
- the LOC120255621 gene encoding uncharacterized protein LOC120255621 isoform X2, which translates into the protein MPLGSAGNICNSPLFAEIAALTFALKECLKMKWKPMQIYTDCLNILKLISNPQGPTAWRLIDEACLLLRLLNSLQNPRIDLIDHEDNLIADHIANPAR
- the LOC120255621 gene encoding uncharacterized protein LOC120255621 isoform X1; its protein translation is MPGVLPWSTPSCLRPLTDRSAGNICNSPLFAEIAALTFALKECLKMKWKPMQIYTDCLNILKLISNPQGPTAWRLIDEACLLLRLLNSLQNPRIDLIDHEDNLIADHIANPAR